The sequence below is a genomic window from Pseudoalteromonas tetraodonis.
GCAAAGTGAACTAGTCATAGAACTGCCAACGCTTGCTGACAAACTCATTACCTTGTATTGGCATCATGCAATGCCGTTTCCCTCAGAACATACTGGTGAAAGTGCATTGCTTTTACAAAATACCGGTGCGCAATCAAAAGTAATTAGCGTATTGTTTGAATGCCAACAAAACAATATTCGTAACGTACGCCAGCTAAAGCAAAGTGGTTTTTACAAGCCGACTTTTAATGCCGCTATGGCAACCTTAAAAAGTGGCCCACTTTGGCGCTTACAAATACTTGCCAAGCAAGAAGAGTGCTTTTTATATCCGCATACTAAAAACCCTAAATACATTACTTTGAATGCAGGCATTGCTAGTTGTTTTAGGCGTTTTTACGATCTAGTAACGTATTTAGCTAAAAATGCGTGGCTACAAAAAATTCAAAGCATAAAGCACAACCAAACACTTATTGGCCCGCAAAGCCAACTGCATGATTTTTTATTTGGCTTTGACCGTAACGCACTCACCAAAGCAAAACCTGTTTTGGTAGAGCTGCAATCAAACAGCTGTTTTTATTGCCAAAAGCCAATGAAAAACGATGTTGAAGTCGATCATTTTATACCGTTTGCCCGCTACGCAAACGACTTAGGCCATAATTTTGTGGCAGCGCATCGCACATGTAATAACAATAAACGTGACTTTTTAGCTGCACAGCAGCACCGCGAGCGTTGGCAAAAGCAAAACTTGGTTGTTAACAGCCAAATTATTAGTAACGAGCTAAGTGCGTATTTTCACTGCGATGCAGATAAATCTCTCGCAGTAAGCAATTGGGCCTATCAGGTGGCACAAGCCAACAACGCAAAATTATGGCTTGGGAATAAAGACCATTTTGAACAAGCAAAACCAACTGCTGAGTTGTTTACGTTTCCAAATGCACCACAACCTGAATTAGATCAAATCGCTGAGCCCGAAGTTAGCTTAAAATCAATTGATGATGCGCTAAAGCTGCCGTACTTCCCCAATATAAAA
It includes:
- a CDS encoding HNH endonuclease signature motif containing protein; the encoded protein is MSHAMQQQLDFIAYIQRMLVEGDFSATYKFALLHALADVCVEQPLQSEQSELVIELPTLADKLITLYWHHAMPFPSEHTGESALLLQNTGAQSKVISVLFECQQNNIRNVRQLKQSGFYKPTFNAAMATLKSGPLWRLQILAKQEECFLYPHTKNPKYITLNAGIASCFRRFYDLVTYLAKNAWLQKIQSIKHNQTLIGPQSQLHDFLFGFDRNALTKAKPVLVELQSNSCFYCQKPMKNDVEVDHFIPFARYANDLGHNFVAAHRTCNNNKRDFLAAQQHRERWQKQNLVVNSQIISNELSAYFHCDADKSLAVSNWAYQVAQANNAKLWLGNKDHFEQAKPTAELFTFPNAPQPELDQIAEPEVSLKSIDDALKLPYFPNIKIACGHFKTGDESDMELMDAPLGAGKLDPQVHFLAHASGNSMNGGKHPILDGDLLLLELITSDKAGSLRGQIVAIERDDIGGEGQYLLRKVNKLPNGQYELIAQNPDYEVMIADESMRTFARFKQVVAE